From the genome of Methanothrix soehngenii GP6:
TACTCCTCGGAGGTGGGAATGGAGACGATCATATCGCACAGGGAGATCTCATCGCTGTTCAGGCCGCAGTCCTCTCTCCCCAGGAGCAGGGCTACCATCCCCTCCTTATCCCGGAGCTTTTCCGCCAGACCGGCTGGGGTCAGGCAGGGCACCCTTAGGTGCAGCCGCAGGTGGTGCTGCTCATGCTCCAGCCTCTTGCCGGTTGTGCCCACCACCAGGTTCGCCCCCTCCAGGGCCTCGGCCAGAGTTGAGAAGCTCCGGGACATCTGCAGAACGTCCCGGGCATGAGAGGCCATGGCACAACCATAGTCCTCGATCTTGCAGGGGTTGACCAGGGCCAGGTCATGAAAGCCGAAGTTCTTCATCGCCCGGGCCACAGAGCCCACATTGCCCTCATAGAGGGGCTCGACCAAAACCACTCTCAGGTTCATGGGAGCTATCCTTTTGAGACCCCCAGGGGAACCAGCCTGGCTACCCTGGTGGCTATGCCCAGGTTGTGCACCACATCCACCACATCGCCAGAGGGTTTGTAGACCTGGGGAGCTTCCTCTGCCAGCATTCCAGGGGAGGTGGAGCGAACGGCGATTCCGTCCCGGTTGAGGGCGGCCTTCACCTCTTTGCCTGTGAACTGCCTCAGGGCCTGGCTTCTGCTCATCACCCGGCCTGAGCCGTGGCAGGCGGAGCCGAAGGTCAGATCAAGGGCCTTGTCCTGGCCGCAGAGAACGTATGAGGCCGTGCCCATGCTCCCCGGTATCAGCACCGGCTGGCCCAGGCCCTCATAAGCAGCGGGAATCTCCGTTCTTGAGGGACCGAAGGCCCGAGTGGCCCCCTTGCGGTGGACATAGAGCCTCTCCTTCTTGCCCTCCACCCGATGCTCCTCGATCTTGGCCACGTTATGGGCCACATCGTAGAGCAGCTGCAGCTGGGAGCCGGGGAAGTAGCGGTCGAAGACCTCCCTCGTCCAGTGGGCGATGATATGCCGGTTGGCCCAGGCATAGTTGGCGGCGCAGACCATGGCCCCGAAGTAGTGATCTGCCTCGGGAGTGCCCAGAGGAGCGCAGGCCAGCTGCTTATCAGGGATGTCGATATTGTACTTTCTCACCGCTTTGGACAGGACGTCCAGGTGATCGGTGCAGATCTGGTGGCCCGCCCCCCGTGAGCCGCAGTGGATCATCACTGTGATCTGGCCCTTGAAAAGGCCGAACCTTTTTGCAATCTCCGGGTTATAGATCTCCTCGACCCTCTGAATCTCCAGGAAGTGGTTGCCGCTGCCCAGGGTACCAAGCTGGGGGCGGCCCCGTTTTCTCGCTTTGACCCCCACCTGGGAGGGGTCCGCTCCGGGCATGGAGCCATTCTCCTCGCAGAAATCCAGGTCCGACTCCACTCCATAGCCCTCCTCTACTGCCCACTCCGCTCCCCGGAGAAAGGATTCGGTCAATTGCCGATCGGTGGCATGAAGCCTGCCTGTGGATCCCAGGCCCGAGGGCACCGCCTGAAAGAGGGCATCGAGGAGGGTGTTGATGAGCGGCTGCACGTCCCTGGCCTGCAGGTCCGAGCGGAGCAGGCGCACCCCGCAGTTGATGTCAAAGCCCACCCCGCCGGGACTGATGATCCCACCCTGCTCTTTGAAGGCGGCCACCCCGCCGATGGGAAAGCCGTAGCCCAGGTGGGCATCGGGCATGGCCATGGAGTGTCCGACGATTCCGGGAAGGGTGGCGACATTGGCCACCTGGTCGACCGTCCCCGGCTCGACCATCTCCCGCAGGGCGGCTGAGACGAATATCCTGCCCGGCACCCGCATTCCCGGCCGGTAGCCGATTGGCACCTCGTAGATGTTATCATCGATCTTCTCAATTTCCATATATCACACGTCCACAATTATCACACATAGAACATCATCAGACATAGAGCCATCAGACATAGAGCCATCAGACATCAAGCACCACCTGAATGCACCACCGCTCGTTCTTCTCGATGGCGAACTTGTGCCTGGTGACCGCTTTCACCTCAGCGAGGAACGAGTGCCTCTCCGGGTCCATCCTCTCCCCGCCGATCTCCGCCCGGAGCTTCCATCCCTTGCCATCTTGAAACTCTTCCAGTGCCACCTGGAAGCGGGAGAAGACCGCAGACTCGGTCTCGAAGAGAAAGACGATCTCAGAGAGCCACTGGTAGGCCAGGTCCTCCAGATCCTCCGCCTCAAGCTCCACTTGCCAGCTCTCCTCAACCTTAACCTGGCCGGGGGAGATCATGGCGCCAAATAGGGCGGCGGCGGCATTGGAGAGCATCTGGTCAGGAGTCGTGCCATAGGCGCGGAACTTGACATCTGCGGTATGCTCCAGATATTCGAATGGAATCATCATATATTAGTGAGAGCCGCAGGCATTAAAGCATTGCCAGCCCGCGGACCAGGCCCGCCTTTTCGGCCAGATGCAGGGCCTGGGCGTACTCGCGGGCGGTTATGGCGCGGGAAAGCTCGGGGTAGCGGCAGGCCTGGTACTCCGGATGGTACTGGGCCATGACATTCAGATAGGTGTGCACGGATATCTCCTGGGAGATGAAGCGCACCACCTCCTCCGTCCCCGCTGCGTCCGCAGGCAGGACCAGGTGGCGGACGAGGAGCCCCTGCAGGGCGATGCCCTCCTCGTCCATCTGCAGGTCGCCCACCTGGCGGTGCATCTCTTTCAGTGCCGCTTTATTAACGGTGGTGTAGCCGGGCGCTGCAGAGTACTTCTGGGCAGGGCCGTCCTGGCCGTATTTAGCATCGGGCATGTAGATGTCGATGATGCCATCCAATAGAAGCAGGGCCTCTGCGGAGTCGTAGCCGCCGCTGTTGTATACCAGAGGGACAGAAAGGCCCTCTTCTCGGGCCAGGACCAGAGCCTCCAGGATCTGAGGGACGACGTGGGTGGGTGTCACGAGGTTGATGTTATGGCAGCCACTATCTTCCAGGGCGAGCATCATCTTGGCCAGCTCCTCTGCCTTCACCTCATGGCCAAGATCCTCCTGGCTGATATCCCAGTTCTGGCAGAAGACGCAGGAGAGGTTGCAGCCGGAAAAGAAGATGGTGCCCGAGCCCGAGTGGCCCACCAGGGGCGGCTCCTCCCCAAAGTGAGGAGCATAGCTGGCCACCCGGGCCCACCGACCGGTGCGGCAGTAGCCCCTCTCATCTTCCAGGCGGTTTGCCTGGCAGCGGCGGGGGCAGATCTTGCAGGATGCGAGGCGTGCAAGAGCCTCTTGCGCGCGCTTCTCCAAAATTTCCGGGGGCATCTTGTTGTAGCGGGCCATAGAGCACAACAGCATAATTTGGGATCGGATCTTTGAAGAGCCTTTCGGCGTCAATTGTCCTTTTCAAAGCCGGTTTTTGTCAGGATGGAAAACTATATATATCGTCGATTGTCTATATAGACAAAGGCGAAAGTCGATAGAGTTTTCTTCCTCCTTTACCCCTTTCGGCTTTCCCTCTTCTATTCTATTCACCACCGATCATTAGGGCAATTGCCGACTTGAACTCTCTCCGGGAATGCACATTATCGATCCATTCAAGTCCGGGTATGGAATTCCGCCCCGGGCAGCATTCGTCACCGCCGGGCAGACGATCGGCCTGGATTTCATCGCCAAAGGGGTGGTAGCCCTGGGGAGAGGGAAAATGTGATTGAAAATCACGGGCTTTGCCCGCACCATCTACCTTTTCTATCGATTATTGCCAGGGCATTTTCTGTCAAGACTATCCGCTGGGCCTTGTGCCTGGCACTCTTTACTATGACCACGGGATCGCTCACTCGTCTCGCCTCAGCTATGATCCTGTGACCGTGAATCGAGTCGCCGACCTCATGGCCCTTCATTTTACTGGCTCCATCTTGCCTTCCTTTTCCAGGTCATCCATGATCTTGCATACCAGCTCATAATCCAGCTGTAGGTCGGTGCTGGCATCAGATGCATATGCCTCGCCCTTCATCTGGAAATACCCGGCAACTTCCTTTTTGGCAGTCTCATAGTCTACATCATGGTATTCGATGACCTTGATTGCAGCAAGCTTTTCCCGGACAGCATCGCGAATGAAGTCCGAGGGATTGAGGTACAGACCGGCATCTACAAGCCCGTTGATCTGCAAAATCTCATTTCGGGTCAGCTTGGCCCCAACTACTTTTCCCACATTTCCAGTACTGGCGATATCTGCGCCCATGCCCATTTTATTAGTTAAAACTAATTTATAGGTTTATCGGTCTGGTGCTTGCCAGTACCATCCAACTTTTCAAGCCTAATAAAATGATAAAAGGGAGATCAGAGGAACCTGATCCCTTTGGGCATCTCCCCGAAGCGCCGGCGGAACTCCTCCGGCCAGTTGGATGGATCCAGCCCCTTCTGGCTCAGGAAGGCACTGGCCCAGCGCTCCAGGCCCACTCCGCTGCATCCTGACCAGAGGGCTTCGCCGCTTTGGGCCTTCACTGTGAAGCCCTTGGGGTACTTCTCCCCGTTCACAGACAGATTCTGAAACTCTATCCAGTTTCCGTTATAGGGCAGGATGGCCTCATAGTCCACTGTGCCCGCTCCGGTCATCTCTGATAGGCCGGTCTTGCCCTCCTGGGCCATGAACCAGGGAGTAACCCAGGCCGTCCTCCAGGTAAGCTCCAGGATATCCTCGAAGATGTGCTTGTAGCAGCCCTTCAGCTTCTCTGCCTCCTCAAGGGTATGCTCCTTCGTCCCCAGCCAGACGATCTCTATACGGTGGAACTCGTCCACCCTCTCGATGCCATGAATCCCGCCGGACTCATAGCGGTGGCTGGTGCCGGACCGGTCGAAGACCCTCATGGGCAGCTCGCCATTTGGAAGGGTCATCCCCTGCAGAAATCCCCAGAAGGTGGGGCACTGGGCATAGCACATCCCGCCTATGGGCAGGTCGATCTTCTCTTTGACCAGCTCCAGGGGAACCTCATGGGTGACCTTGTAATAGTCCATGACCTCCTCCCAGAAGGCTGGATCGCGGGTCTTGGGCGGACAGACGAAGTAGATCTCCGGGTAGACCCCCTGAGCGTGTCCGCTCTTCTTCCAGACGTCCCAGGTGTCAAGCTTTGGAAATATCATCTCCTGGTAGCCCAAAGGCCCTATGATCTCCTCTAAGACGATAGCCTCGAATGTGCGGAAAAGATGTGTGGCCTGGGGCCCGTAGATCCACTGGCCACGGGCAGAGCCGTGCTTGATCCAGCCCGCCTTTTGCATCTCCTCAGTGGGATCGGCTCTGAATTTGGGCTCTCTTTTCTCGCTCTCCCAGAGAAGCTCCCAGTGCTCAGTCTTCCCTCCGTAGCCCTTCTCCAGCTTCTCCTCCAGAAGGCTGACGATCCTGTCGGGAATGCGGTTCTCAATCT
Proteins encoded in this window:
- a CDS encoding archease: MIPFEYLEHTADVKFRAYGTTPDQMLSNAAAALFGAMISPGQVKVEESWQVELEAEDLEDLAYQWLSEIVFLFETESAVFSRFQVALEEFQDGKGWKLRAEIGGERMDPERHSFLAEVKAVTRHKFAIEKNERWCIQVVLDV
- a CDS encoding ribbon-helix-helix domain-containing protein, translated to MGADIASTGNVGKVVGAKLTRNEILQINGLVDAGLYLNPSDFIRDAVREKLAAIKVIEYHDVDYETAKKEVAGYFQMKGEAYASDASTDLQLDYELVCKIMDDLEKEGKMEPVK
- a CDS encoding serine--tRNA ligase — encoded protein: MRFHLEASLRLSADAGAAEKAISDFIRDAGPILEKGAPEGQGAKITEWRLAKNRIDLVIDSDRYVRAHDALLRLRRPLSELLGKQYRIGVRGMDVTAFEIEVESDREIAHRIPYVREMRHEGGRLRLILDVGEGGTLGQSEIENRIPDRIVSLLEEKLEKGYGGKTEHWELLWESEKREPKFRADPTEEMQKAGWIKHGSARGQWIYGPQATHLFRTFEAIVLEEIIGPLGYQEMIFPKLDTWDVWKKSGHAQGVYPEIYFVCPPKTRDPAFWEEVMDYYKVTHEVPLELVKEKIDLPIGGMCYAQCPTFWGFLQGMTLPNGELPMRVFDRSGTSHRYESGGIHGIERVDEFHRIEIVWLGTKEHTLEEAEKLKGCYKHIFEDILELTWRTAWVTPWFMAQEGKTGLSEMTGAGTVDYEAILPYNGNWIEFQNLSVNGEKYPKGFTVKAQSGEALWSGCSGVGLERWASAFLSQKGLDPSNWPEEFRRRFGEMPKGIRFL
- a CDS encoding RNA methyltransferase gives rise to the protein MNLRVVLVEPLYEGNVGSVARAMKNFGFHDLALVNPCKIEDYGCAMASHARDVLQMSRSFSTLAEALEGANLVVGTTGKRLEHEQHHLRLHLRVPCLTPAGLAEKLRDKEGMVALLLGREDCGLNSDEISLCDMIVSIPTSEEYPVMNLSHSAAILFYELSGIGSNSSSSVQMARKETLNLLQERAGDLLADIAYPEHKEDYTLLMLRRIFGRAELTEREARALLGIIKRIRWRISHGQKGSDRD
- a CDS encoding RtcB family protein; the protein is MEIEKIDDNIYEVPIGYRPGMRVPGRIFVSAALREMVEPGTVDQVANVATLPGIVGHSMAMPDAHLGYGFPIGGVAAFKEQGGIISPGGVGFDINCGVRLLRSDLQARDVQPLINTLLDALFQAVPSGLGSTGRLHATDRQLTESFLRGAEWAVEEGYGVESDLDFCEENGSMPGADPSQVGVKARKRGRPQLGTLGSGNHFLEIQRVEEIYNPEIAKRFGLFKGQITVMIHCGSRGAGHQICTDHLDVLSKAVRKYNIDIPDKQLACAPLGTPEADHYFGAMVCAANYAWANRHIIAHWTREVFDRYFPGSQLQLLYDVAHNVAKIEEHRVEGKKERLYVHRKGATRAFGPSRTEIPAAYEGLGQPVLIPGSMGTASYVLCGQDKALDLTFGSACHGSGRVMSRSQALRQFTGKEVKAALNRDGIAVRSTSPGMLAEEAPQVYKPSGDVVDVVHNLGIATRVARLVPLGVSKG
- a CDS encoding radical SAM protein, with the protein product MARYNKMPPEILEKRAQEALARLASCKICPRRCQANRLEDERGYCRTGRWARVASYAPHFGEEPPLVGHSGSGTIFFSGCNLSCVFCQNWDISQEDLGHEVKAEELAKMMLALEDSGCHNINLVTPTHVVPQILEALVLAREEGLSVPLVYNSGGYDSAEALLLLDGIIDIYMPDAKYGQDGPAQKYSAAPGYTTVNKAALKEMHRQVGDLQMDEEGIALQGLLVRHLVLPADAAGTEEVVRFISQEISVHTYLNVMAQYHPEYQACRYPELSRAITAREYAQALHLAEKAGLVRGLAML